One genomic segment of Mesoterricola silvestris includes these proteins:
- a CDS encoding SpoIIE family protein phosphatase, whose translation MAELWIRLPDRAPVKLGRERAALTIGRDPGNDLVLEDSSLSRNHARLTWREGTAMLEDLGSRNGTLVNGDRLLEPRRVKGGDEIVFGRLSIRLEEGPDAPQDPDSSVSFLMEVDRLRSSSPGTRDTASAQRWKEALDLVHALSLDMLGDVTTEMMLWDLLERLFTFLKPGRGAVLLRDAKGAMAQVAARSRSRGQDFQVELSRTMLEAAVERREALLINNPLLDSRLAQAQSIVTSGVTSIMTVPLEHGGEVVGIIYMDAGPMRGAFTEEDLRLVAVVSHMAAAKIRTTRLLEELVVKRTMEKELEVARRIQERLLPDRCPALEGFELFGINVACWNVSGDLYGFWPGPGGRTWLAIADVSGKGIGPGLLMATFQALMQAWTEGAESPAILAAKISLALSKRTTTNRFITAFLALLDPAARTLTFTNAGHNPIPLLKADGTVEELPSQGFPLAMFPGREYGQGTVRLGPGDLLFLYTDGITEAADPEGVEFDLARVCRTLRDLGPLPLPDLNAGLVAALQEHTRGAPATDDRTIVMVRCVQEGTWTS comes from the coding sequence ATGGCCGAACTCTGGATCCGCCTACCCGACCGGGCCCCCGTAAAACTCGGGCGGGAACGCGCGGCGCTCACCATCGGCCGGGATCCCGGCAACGACCTGGTCCTGGAGGATTCCAGCCTGTCCCGGAACCACGCCCGGCTCACCTGGCGGGAAGGGACGGCCATGCTGGAGGACCTGGGCTCCCGCAACGGCACCCTGGTGAACGGCGACCGCCTCCTGGAACCCCGGCGGGTGAAGGGGGGGGACGAGATCGTCTTCGGGAGGCTCAGCATCCGCCTGGAAGAGGGCCCGGACGCCCCGCAGGACCCGGACTCCAGCGTCTCCTTCCTCATGGAGGTGGACCGGCTGCGTTCCTCCTCCCCGGGGACCCGGGACACCGCGTCCGCCCAGCGGTGGAAGGAGGCCCTGGACCTCGTCCACGCCCTCAGCCTGGACATGCTGGGCGACGTCACCACCGAGATGATGCTGTGGGACCTGCTGGAGCGGCTCTTCACGTTCCTGAAGCCCGGGCGGGGCGCGGTGCTCCTGCGGGACGCCAAGGGGGCCATGGCCCAGGTGGCGGCGCGTTCCCGCTCCAGGGGCCAGGACTTCCAGGTGGAGCTGTCCAGGACGATGCTCGAGGCCGCCGTGGAGCGCAGGGAGGCCCTGCTCATCAACAACCCCCTGCTGGATTCCCGGCTGGCCCAGGCCCAGTCCATCGTGACCAGCGGCGTGACCTCTATCATGACCGTGCCCCTGGAGCACGGCGGCGAGGTGGTGGGCATCATCTACATGGACGCCGGACCCATGCGCGGGGCCTTCACGGAGGAGGACCTCCGGCTGGTGGCGGTGGTGAGCCACATGGCCGCCGCCAAGATCCGCACCACCCGCCTCCTGGAGGAGCTGGTCGTCAAGCGGACCATGGAGAAGGAGCTGGAGGTGGCCCGGAGGATCCAGGAGCGGCTGCTTCCCGACCGGTGCCCGGCCCTGGAGGGCTTCGAGCTCTTCGGGATCAACGTGGCCTGCTGGAACGTCTCGGGGGACCTCTACGGGTTCTGGCCCGGGCCCGGAGGCAGGACCTGGCTGGCCATCGCGGACGTCTCCGGCAAGGGCATCGGGCCCGGCCTCCTCATGGCCACGTTCCAGGCCCTCATGCAGGCCTGGACCGAGGGCGCCGAGAGCCCCGCGATCCTCGCCGCCAAGATCAGCCTGGCCCTCAGCAAGCGCACCACCACCAATCGCTTCATCACCGCCTTCCTGGCGCTCCTGGATCCCGCGGCCCGGACCCTGACCTTCACCAACGCCGGGCACAATCCCATCCCCCTGCTGAAGGCGGACGGGACCGTGGAGGAGCTCCCCTCCCAGGGCTTCCCCCTGGCGATGTTCCCGGGCCGGGAGTACGGCCAGGGCACGGTCCGGCTCGGACCGGGGGACCTGCTCTTCCTGTACACGGACGGCATCACCGAGGCCGCCGATCCGGAGGGGGTGGAATTCGACCTGGCCAGGGTGTGCCGGACCCTGCGGGATCTGGGCCCCCTGCCCCTGCCCGACCTCAACGCGGGCCTGGTCGCCGCCCTCCAGGAGCACACCCGGGGCGCGCCGGCCACCGACGACCGGACCATCGTCATGGTGCGGTGCGTCCAGGAGGGGACATGGACTTCGTAG
- the dsrP gene encoding sulfate reduction electron transfer complex DsrMKJOP subunit DsrP has protein sequence METLRTFGHFTRDSLALLVRGDRYYYGWIAFLLLLMALGGFAYAAQVREGLIVTHMRDQVSWGFYIGNFTFLVGVAAAAIMLVIPAYVYHWGPIKEITLLGELLAVSALVMCLGFVLVDIGRVDRFWHIIPFVGRLNLPSSLLAWDVLALNGYLLLNWTVVTYLLYCSYTGKAYNRSIVIPLVLSSIPMAVSIHTVTAFLYNGLAARPFWNSAILAPRFLASAFCSGPAILLILLQILRRTTRLKVQDEAIFKVAELMAYTMGFNLLLTAAEVFKEFYSNTEHLVFIRYLFFGLKGHTGLVPFAWASILTGAVAFLLFLVPRTRTNWVTLNIGCVLIYASVYIEKGMALIIPGLTPDVLGDIYVYRPSLTELLVAAGIFAMGFLVFTLMLKIAVPLMLGEFPGPASKGQPLRKPAAYIS, from the coding sequence ATGGAGACGCTGCGGACCTTCGGTCATTTCACGCGCGACAGCCTCGCGCTCCTCGTCAGGGGAGACCGCTACTACTACGGCTGGATCGCCTTCCTCCTGCTGCTCATGGCCCTGGGGGGATTCGCCTACGCGGCCCAGGTGCGCGAGGGGCTCATCGTCACCCACATGCGCGACCAGGTGTCGTGGGGCTTCTACATCGGCAATTTCACCTTCCTGGTGGGCGTCGCGGCCGCGGCCATCATGCTGGTGATCCCCGCCTACGTCTACCACTGGGGCCCCATCAAGGAGATAACCCTCCTGGGCGAACTCCTGGCGGTGAGCGCCCTGGTCATGTGCCTGGGCTTCGTCCTGGTGGACATCGGCAGGGTGGACCGGTTCTGGCACATCATCCCCTTCGTGGGGCGCCTCAACCTGCCCAGCTCCCTCCTGGCCTGGGACGTGCTGGCCCTCAACGGCTACCTGCTCCTCAACTGGACGGTGGTGACCTATCTCCTCTACTGCAGCTACACCGGGAAGGCCTACAACAGGTCCATCGTCATCCCCCTGGTGCTGAGCTCGATCCCCATGGCCGTGAGCATCCACACGGTCACCGCCTTCCTGTACAACGGCCTCGCTGCGCGTCCCTTCTGGAATTCCGCCATCCTCGCGCCCCGCTTCCTGGCGTCCGCGTTCTGCTCGGGCCCGGCCATCCTGCTCATCCTCCTCCAGATCCTCCGGAGGACCACGCGGCTGAAGGTCCAGGACGAGGCCATCTTCAAGGTGGCCGAGCTCATGGCCTACACCATGGGCTTCAACCTCCTGCTCACGGCCGCCGAGGTGTTCAAGGAGTTCTACTCCAACACCGAGCACCTGGTGTTCATCCGGTACCTCTTCTTCGGCCTCAAGGGCCACACCGGCCTCGTGCCCTTCGCCTGGGCCTCCATCCTCACGGGGGCCGTCGCCTTCCTCCTCTTCCTCGTTCCCAGGACCCGCACCAACTGGGTGACCCTCAACATCGGGTGCGTGCTCATCTACGCGTCGGTCTACATCGAGAAGGGCATGGCCCTGATCATCCCGGGCCTGACGCCGGACGTGCTGGGCGACATCTACGTCTACCGCCCCTCCCTGACGGAGCTGCTGGTGGCTGCGGGGATCTTCGCCATGGGCTTCCTGGTCTTCACCCTCATGCTGAAGATCGCGGTGCCCCTCATGCTGGGGGAGTTCCCCGGCCCGGCTTCCAAGGGCCAACCCCTCCGGAAACCAGCCGCTTATATTTCATAG
- a CDS encoding 4Fe-4S dicluster domain-containing protein: MSDDSSRHLRMTRRNSRRAFLGGALAAAAGALATGCGKEGMEAFLQRNFRELSRDDLDRIIRRLEGEAQRKYGRRIRIGAEPAMQGVVFGYALDLSRCVGCRRCVHACVKENNPSRDPEIQWIRVLEMEKEKGVDLEAADAYYDPAEVPREGHFYMPVQCQQCRNPPCVKVCPVGATWKEKDGIVVVDYNWCIGCRYCMAACPYGARHFNWAEPGIPSADLNPVTHYLGNRPRPKGVVEKCTFCIQRTRKGLYPACVEICPTGSRKFGNLADPKSEIRYILENKRVFLFKGELNTQPRFFYFYGV, translated from the coding sequence ATGAGCGACGATTCCAGCCGGCACCTCCGCATGACCCGCAGGAACTCCCGGCGCGCGTTCCTGGGCGGGGCCCTGGCCGCCGCGGCCGGCGCCCTGGCCACGGGCTGCGGGAAGGAGGGCATGGAGGCCTTCCTCCAGCGCAATTTCCGGGAACTCTCCAGGGACGACCTGGACCGGATCATCCGGCGCCTGGAAGGCGAGGCCCAGCGCAAGTACGGGAGGAGGATCCGCATCGGCGCCGAACCGGCGATGCAGGGGGTCGTCTTCGGGTACGCCCTGGACCTGTCCCGGTGCGTGGGGTGCCGCCGCTGCGTCCACGCCTGCGTGAAGGAGAACAACCCGTCCCGGGATCCGGAGATCCAGTGGATCCGGGTCCTGGAGATGGAAAAGGAGAAGGGCGTCGACCTGGAGGCCGCCGACGCCTACTACGATCCGGCCGAGGTGCCCAGGGAGGGCCACTTCTACATGCCCGTCCAGTGCCAGCAGTGCAGGAACCCTCCCTGCGTGAAGGTGTGCCCCGTGGGCGCCACCTGGAAGGAGAAGGACGGGATCGTGGTGGTGGACTACAACTGGTGCATCGGGTGCCGCTACTGCATGGCGGCCTGCCCCTACGGGGCCCGGCACTTCAACTGGGCCGAACCCGGAATCCCCTCCGCCGACCTCAATCCCGTTACCCACTACCTGGGCAACCGCCCGCGGCCCAAGGGCGTGGTGGAGAAGTGCACCTTCTGCATCCAGCGAACCCGGAAGGGGCTCTACCCGGCCTGCGTGGAGATCTGCCCCACCGGCTCCCGGAAGTTCGGCAACCTGGCCGACCCGAAGAGCGAGATCCGCTACATCCTCGAGAACAAGCGGGTCTTCCTCTTCAAGGGCGAGCTCAATACCCAACCGCGGTTCTTCTACTTCTACGGGGTGTGA
- a CDS encoding methyl-accepting chemotaxis protein, translating to MAASSLRSYFQSLAGKVFGTAMIPVACFLVLIAAYMLPTVHALLLGAKKEGLRNVVESAQAQVAGLAAEAKAGRMTQEEAQRRAKELVNAIRFADKNYVFIHGPGHTILVLPLAKQLENKPSSELPPATLAIVKALREASSVPEGGFYDYPYGKPGKEGLFPKSAFAKRVPDWDWVVGAGIYVDDINAEMWRISFALLGGALAVAAIVAYISRNRSRAMVRPLLQLVQGLRESDLPKRIDVAARDEIGEAAEAFNGYNGKMRATVRDISSYAERVASGSAELAATSQEMARAVHDIARVSEELKGAGEQVSQAMRSLSGNVETMRERTAQTGAQSDKAVEDTARGAEAGQGAAQGMEEIREATGRVVKAVQVIQDIARQTNLLSLNAAIEAAKAGSAGKGFAVVAEEVRKLAERSRTAALEIAELNQRTQDAVAGGVEGVKVSLDNLRTIGERITGIAASIQEIGSLSRAQEETSRDVAQRMAHTAQGLAQNASATQELSATVSEITKTSDDLAGVAEGLRHVVDGFKV from the coding sequence ATGGCAGCCAGTTCCCTGAGGTCCTATTTCCAGTCCCTGGCGGGCAAGGTCTTCGGCACCGCCATGATCCCCGTGGCCTGCTTCCTGGTCCTCATCGCGGCCTACATGCTGCCTACGGTGCACGCCCTCCTCCTGGGCGCCAAGAAGGAAGGGCTGCGGAATGTGGTGGAGAGCGCCCAGGCGCAGGTGGCGGGTCTCGCCGCGGAGGCCAAGGCGGGGCGCATGACCCAGGAGGAGGCCCAGAGGCGGGCCAAGGAACTCGTGAACGCCATCCGGTTCGCCGACAAGAACTACGTGTTCATCCACGGGCCCGGCCACACGATCCTGGTGCTGCCCCTGGCCAAGCAGTTGGAGAACAAGCCCTCCAGCGAACTTCCCCCCGCCACCCTGGCCATCGTCAAGGCCCTGCGGGAGGCTTCCAGCGTGCCCGAGGGCGGATTCTACGACTATCCCTACGGCAAGCCCGGCAAGGAGGGCCTCTTCCCGAAATCGGCCTTCGCCAAGCGCGTGCCGGACTGGGACTGGGTGGTGGGGGCCGGCATCTACGTGGACGACATCAACGCGGAGATGTGGCGGATCTCCTTCGCGCTCCTGGGGGGCGCCCTGGCGGTGGCCGCCATCGTGGCCTACATCTCCCGCAACCGCTCCCGGGCCATGGTCAGGCCCCTCCTGCAGCTGGTCCAGGGCCTGCGGGAAAGCGACCTGCCCAAGCGCATCGATGTGGCCGCGCGGGACGAGATCGGCGAGGCCGCGGAGGCCTTCAACGGCTACAACGGCAAGATGAGGGCCACGGTGCGGGACATCTCCAGCTACGCCGAGCGCGTGGCCTCCGGCAGCGCGGAGCTGGCCGCCACCTCCCAGGAGATGGCCCGGGCCGTCCACGACATCGCCAGGGTGAGCGAGGAGCTCAAGGGCGCCGGGGAACAGGTCTCCCAGGCCATGCGCAGCCTCAGCGGGAACGTGGAGACCATGCGGGAGCGCACGGCCCAGACCGGGGCCCAGTCCGACAAGGCCGTGGAGGACACGGCCCGGGGCGCCGAGGCGGGGCAGGGGGCCGCCCAGGGCATGGAGGAGATCCGGGAGGCCACGGGCCGGGTGGTCAAGGCCGTGCAGGTGATCCAGGACATCGCGCGCCAGACCAACCTGCTCAGCCTGAACGCCGCCATCGAGGCCGCCAAGGCCGGCAGCGCGGGCAAGGGCTTCGCGGTGGTGGCCGAGGAGGTGCGCAAGCTCGCCGAAAGGTCCCGCACCGCGGCCCTGGAGATCGCCGAGCTCAACCAGCGCACCCAGGACGCGGTGGCCGGCGGCGTGGAGGGGGTGAAGGTGAGCCTGGACAACCTGCGGACCATCGGCGAGCGCATCACCGGCATCGCCGCCAGCATCCAGGAGATCGGCTCCCTCAGCCGGGCCCAGGAGGAGACCAGCCGGGACGTGGCCCAGCGCATGGCCCACACCGCCCAGGGCCTCGCCCAGAACGCCTCGGCCACCCAGGAACTGTCCGCGACGGTATCGGAAATCACCAAGACCTCCGACGACCTGGCCGGGGTTGCCGAGGGCCTCCGGCACGTGGTGGACGGATTCAAGGTCTAG
- a CDS encoding PilZ domain-containing protein, whose translation MTPDSEKREFTRVPITFDVRLTVDGRPIEGAQVKDLSMKGMLVLTDERFAVGTPCQAVISLVQGEVEIRTSGTVAATNPRGFGMEFATIDGLESYIHLRNLVIFNSPDVEKVEEELQAHAGIRRKT comes from the coding sequence ATGACCCCCGATTCTGAAAAGCGCGAATTCACAAGGGTCCCCATCACCTTCGACGTGCGGCTCACCGTGGACGGCCGGCCCATCGAAGGCGCCCAGGTCAAGGACCTCAGCATGAAGGGCATGCTCGTCCTCACGGACGAGCGCTTCGCGGTGGGCACGCCTTGCCAGGCGGTCATCTCCCTGGTCCAGGGGGAGGTGGAGATCCGCACCTCCGGCACCGTCGCCGCCACCAATCCCCGGGGCTTCGGCATGGAGTTCGCCACCATCGACGGCCTGGAAAGCTACATCCACCTGAGGAACCTGGTCATCTTCAACTCCCCCGACGTGGAGAAGGTCGAGGAGGAACTCCAGGCCCACGCGGGGATCCGCCGCAAGACCTAG
- a CDS encoding LacI family DNA-binding transcriptional regulator codes for MKITIGEIARQANVSKGTVSRVINGKSTVAETTRKNVLAVMKRLGYEPDPVARELSMRTKHTLGIWVGAGENRLSPYFNLIWRALLREMQVRATQVVELPEDIGGVRTRFDAVLVFHSDGVDARLDLLRERGVPAVLIGHHPGISCVAPDDKGGGRLAAHSLLSLGHRDLLHLTVGCEVQWASDRANGFTSVLAASSLPGIRSVTVKGEGSVLGGYRLMRNAWLQGHRPTGVFCATDEIAVGALGALADLGVQVPGQVSVLGFDGLVELHPGLASVAQDIPAIAHQAVSLALAAIGKDTVHQTIVPVALIEGTTLGPAPKVS; via the coding sequence ATGAAGATCACCATCGGCGAAATCGCCCGCCAGGCCAACGTGTCCAAGGGCACCGTCAGCCGGGTCATCAACGGCAAGTCCACGGTGGCCGAGACCACCCGCAAGAACGTCCTGGCCGTGATGAAGCGCCTGGGCTACGAGCCCGACCCCGTCGCCCGGGAGCTCTCCATGCGCACCAAGCACACCCTGGGCATCTGGGTGGGCGCCGGGGAGAACCGGCTCTCCCCCTACTTCAACCTCATCTGGCGGGCCCTCCTGCGGGAGATGCAGGTGCGGGCCACCCAGGTGGTGGAACTGCCCGAGGACATCGGCGGCGTGCGCACCCGCTTCGACGCGGTGCTGGTCTTCCACAGCGACGGGGTGGACGCGCGCCTGGACCTGCTCCGGGAGCGGGGCGTCCCCGCGGTGCTCATCGGCCACCATCCCGGGATCTCCTGCGTGGCCCCGGACGACAAGGGCGGCGGACGCCTGGCGGCCCACAGCCTCCTGTCCCTGGGCCACCGGGACCTGCTGCACCTCACCGTGGGCTGCGAGGTCCAATGGGCCTCCGACCGCGCCAACGGGTTCACCTCGGTCCTGGCGGCCTCCAGCCTTCCGGGGATCCGGTCGGTGACCGTGAAGGGGGAGGGCTCCGTCCTGGGCGGGTACCGCCTCATGCGGAACGCCTGGCTCCAGGGGCACCGCCCCACCGGGGTGTTCTGCGCCACGGACGAGATCGCCGTGGGGGCCCTGGGGGCCCTGGCCGATCTCGGGGTCCAGGTGCCCGGCCAGGTTTCGGTGCTGGGCTTCGACGGACTGGTGGAACTGCACCCCGGACTGGCCTCGGTGGCCCAGGATATCCCGGCCATCGCCCACCAGGCGGTGTCCCTGGCCCTGGCCGCCATCGGCAAGGACACGGTTCACCAGACCATCGTTCCCGTGGCCCTCATCGAAGGAACCACCCTGGGACCCGCTCCGAAGGTATCCTAG
- a CDS encoding glucokinase, with translation MTTGSPERIVLAADVGGTNLTLALLAGTPGRVRMLRKAPFATASESDLGAPVARFLRDCADLGPPTAFCVSGAGQVREGRIRLTNAGLDIHGPALEAQLGIPVALVNDFTAVAQGVLLLDPDDGEQLLALPHGEGPGPRPDPEGTVLVVGAGTGLGVGFITRGPGSPRVHPSEGGHIGLPVTGPETLELWEHLGRKYPGPPGAETAVSGPGIATLHRFLLESGRFAPTPASAAILALPEARRPGAIAGEAGDPACRRAMELFVELYARVCAELSAVFIPTGGLFLAGGIASKNAALFLEGRRFTSTFDRNYREHIDHITRATPVHIVRDYDVSLYGAADAALRLGRP, from the coding sequence ATGACCACGGGAAGCCCGGAACGGATCGTCCTCGCCGCGGACGTGGGGGGGACCAATTTGACCCTGGCGCTCCTGGCGGGAACCCCAGGCCGGGTCCGCATGCTGCGCAAGGCGCCCTTCGCCACCGCGTCGGAGTCCGACCTGGGGGCGCCGGTGGCGCGGTTCCTCCGGGACTGCGCGGACCTGGGTCCGCCCACGGCCTTCTGCGTCTCCGGCGCCGGGCAGGTGCGGGAGGGCCGGATCCGGCTCACCAACGCCGGCCTGGACATCCACGGCCCGGCCCTGGAGGCCCAGCTGGGCATCCCGGTGGCCCTGGTCAACGACTTCACCGCCGTGGCCCAGGGGGTCCTGCTCCTGGACCCCGACGACGGCGAACAGCTCCTGGCCCTGCCCCACGGCGAAGGCCCCGGACCCCGGCCGGACCCCGAGGGCACGGTGCTGGTGGTGGGCGCCGGCACGGGCCTGGGGGTGGGCTTCATCACCCGCGGCCCCGGGAGCCCCCGGGTGCACCCCAGCGAAGGCGGGCACATCGGCCTTCCCGTCACCGGACCCGAGACGCTGGAGCTGTGGGAGCACCTCGGCCGAAAGTACCCGGGGCCTCCCGGCGCCGAGACCGCCGTGTCGGGCCCCGGCATCGCCACCCTCCACCGGTTCCTGCTGGAATCCGGGCGCTTCGCCCCCACCCCGGCCTCCGCGGCGATCCTCGCCCTGCCCGAGGCCCGGCGCCCCGGGGCCATCGCGGGGGAGGCCGGGGACCCCGCCTGCCGCAGGGCCATGGAGCTGTTCGTGGAGCTCTACGCCCGGGTCTGCGCCGAACTGAGCGCGGTGTTCATCCCCACGGGAGGGCTCTTCCTGGCCGGGGGCATCGCCTCCAAGAACGCCGCGCTCTTCCTGGAGGGACGGCGCTTCACGTCCACCTTCGACCGCAACTACCGCGAGCACATCGACCACATCACCCGGGCCACGCCGGTCCACATCGTCCGGGACTACGACGTGAGCCTCTACGGCGCCGCGGACGCCGCCCTCCGGCTGGGGCGGCCATGA
- a CDS encoding alpha-glucosidase has translation MTSQFKEDQGTRRAEWWRGASIYQIYPRSFQDTNGDGVGDLPGITAHLPYIADLGIEAIWISPFFTSPMRDFGYDVSDYRNVDPIFGSLADFDELVEKAHKLGLKVLIDQVLSHSSDQHPWFKESRSNRTNARSDWYVWADPRPDGTPPSNWQSVFGGAAWAWEPRRRQYYLHNFLESQPDLNFHCQAVQDQMLEECRFWLERGVDGFRFDACNFHFHDPALRNNPPARGKALEVSSVRPGNPYGMQVHRFDKTRPENLPFLRRVRALLDAYGAVSVGEVGDEDSLATMAEYTGGGDKLHMAYGMHLLTDEFSVARIRGAVEAFEKRVKAGSGWACWSLSNHDCARVVSRWGNGTQDPAFPKVLLAMLGSLRGTFCVYQGEELGLTEAVVPKNRLTDPYGIAFWPDFKGRDGCRTPIPWTPEAPFGGFSGVDSWLPMPAEHLARAVSVQAGTPGSVLDFYRTFLAWRRLQPALRKGSITFLRAADPLLVLRRESPEQSILAVFNLGPLPAEYTLPPHIDPLLGHGLEPAPLKGRRLSLAPWGGFFGQSRPSTQQ, from the coding sequence ATGACTTCGCAGTTCAAGGAAGACCAGGGCACCCGCCGGGCCGAATGGTGGCGGGGGGCCTCGATCTACCAGATCTACCCCCGGAGCTTCCAGGACACCAACGGGGACGGCGTGGGGGACCTGCCGGGAATCACCGCCCACCTGCCCTACATCGCCGACCTGGGCATCGAGGCCATCTGGATCTCCCCCTTCTTCACCTCGCCCATGCGGGATTTCGGCTATGACGTGTCGGACTACCGGAACGTGGATCCCATCTTCGGGAGCCTGGCCGACTTCGACGAGCTGGTGGAAAAGGCCCACAAGCTGGGCCTGAAGGTGCTCATCGACCAGGTGCTCTCCCATTCCTCTGACCAGCACCCCTGGTTCAAGGAGAGCCGCTCGAACCGCACCAACGCCCGCAGCGACTGGTACGTGTGGGCGGATCCCAGGCCGGACGGGACCCCGCCCTCCAACTGGCAGTCGGTGTTCGGGGGGGCCGCCTGGGCCTGGGAGCCCCGCCGGCGCCAGTACTACCTGCACAATTTCCTGGAATCCCAGCCCGACCTGAATTTCCACTGCCAGGCGGTGCAGGACCAGATGCTCGAGGAGTGCCGGTTCTGGCTGGAGCGCGGGGTGGACGGCTTCCGGTTCGACGCCTGCAACTTCCACTTCCACGATCCGGCCCTGCGCAACAATCCCCCGGCCCGGGGCAAGGCCCTGGAAGTCTCCTCCGTGCGCCCCGGCAACCCGTACGGCATGCAGGTGCACCGCTTCGACAAGACCCGGCCCGAGAACCTGCCCTTCCTGCGCCGGGTCCGGGCCCTGCTGGACGCCTACGGCGCCGTGAGCGTGGGCGAGGTGGGCGACGAGGATTCCCTGGCGACCATGGCCGAATACACCGGCGGCGGCGACAAGCTCCACATGGCCTACGGCATGCACCTCCTCACGGACGAGTTCAGCGTGGCGCGCATCCGCGGGGCGGTGGAGGCCTTCGAGAAGCGGGTGAAGGCCGGCAGCGGCTGGGCCTGCTGGTCCCTTTCCAACCACGACTGCGCGCGGGTGGTGAGCCGCTGGGGCAACGGCACCCAGGACCCGGCCTTCCCCAAGGTGCTCCTGGCCATGCTGGGCTCCCTGCGGGGGACCTTCTGCGTCTACCAGGGGGAGGAACTGGGCCTCACCGAGGCCGTGGTGCCCAAGAACCGCCTCACGGATCCCTACGGCATCGCCTTCTGGCCGGACTTCAAGGGCCGGGACGGGTGCCGCACCCCCATCCCCTGGACCCCCGAGGCCCCCTTCGGAGGCTTTTCCGGCGTGGACTCCTGGCTGCCCATGCCCGCCGAGCACCTGGCGCGGGCCGTGTCCGTGCAGGCCGGGACGCCGGGCTCCGTCCTGGACTTCTACCGCACCTTCCTGGCCTGGCGCCGCCTGCAGCCCGCCCTGCGCAAGGGTTCCATCACCTTCCTCCGGGCCGCCGATCCCCTCCTGGTCCTCCGGCGGGAGAGCCCGGAGCAGTCCATCCTCGCCGTCTTCAACCTCGGGCCCCTTCCGGCCGAGTACACCCTTCCGCCTCACATCGATCCGCTCCTTGGCCATGGCCTGGAACCCGCCCCCCTCAAGGGACGGCGACTCAGCCTGGCTCCCTGGGGCGGGTTCTTCGGGCAATCCCGCCCTTCAACCCAGCAGTAA
- a CDS encoding maltoporin: protein MKNKLFLAALPLAIACGTLSAQDTFDLHGYMRSGVGRSSNGGEQVSFFLANTGGSPTGGPGYRLGNETDNYLELAFDVRAYDKGEESFKLHFRPSFRGYYQVRDASADAGGDVDNSKAGNQTQQVWVREAWGEASGIFGKGQLFKDATLWAGRRFYMRQDLHMRDQWYWNDSGDGVGVEGMNLGFAKFHYAFIQHDSGNIVSDWNNGAIRGQLAPYSQWVGGSGHFVIGSHDLRFSDIKLWQGGSLTLGYQYNDAHGDAKADAAGMNNKGTQYSLIYNQSNVLGGDNRVYATYGNGNTFWNWYNPEVKTENTWWMLMDSLYFKPMQNLEVGATAIYRKQNGKNAFAGNTNSWQSFGVRPMYFFTKHFSIAAELGFDKLKFDNESEDRHLFKETLALQWSPQASFWSRPSIRIFVTRGQWNDNANRWNKVGEGHFGADTQGVTFGAQIEAWW, encoded by the coding sequence ATGAAGAACAAACTTTTCCTGGCTGCGCTGCCGCTGGCGATCGCCTGCGGAACCCTGTCCGCCCAGGACACCTTCGACCTCCACGGCTACATGCGCTCCGGCGTCGGCCGCTCCTCCAACGGCGGCGAGCAGGTCTCCTTCTTCCTCGCCAACACCGGCGGCTCCCCCACCGGCGGCCCCGGCTACCGCCTCGGCAACGAGACCGACAACTACCTGGAACTGGCCTTCGACGTGCGCGCCTACGACAAGGGCGAGGAATCCTTCAAGCTGCACTTCCGCCCCTCCTTCCGCGGCTACTACCAGGTGCGCGACGCCTCGGCCGACGCCGGCGGCGATGTGGACAACAGCAAGGCCGGAAACCAGACCCAGCAGGTGTGGGTGCGTGAAGCCTGGGGCGAGGCCTCCGGCATCTTCGGCAAGGGCCAGCTCTTCAAGGACGCCACCCTGTGGGCCGGGCGCCGCTTCTACATGCGCCAGGACCTCCACATGCGCGACCAGTGGTACTGGAACGACAGCGGCGACGGCGTCGGCGTCGAGGGCATGAACCTGGGCTTCGCCAAGTTCCACTACGCCTTCATCCAGCACGATTCCGGCAACATCGTCAGCGACTGGAACAACGGCGCCATCCGCGGCCAGCTGGCCCCCTACAGCCAGTGGGTGGGCGGCAGCGGACACTTCGTGATCGGTTCCCACGACCTCCGCTTCAGCGACATCAAGCTCTGGCAGGGCGGCAGCCTGACTCTGGGCTACCAGTACAACGACGCCCACGGCGACGCCAAGGCCGACGCCGCCGGCATGAACAACAAGGGCACCCAGTACAGCCTGATCTACAACCAGTCCAACGTCCTCGGCGGCGACAACCGCGTCTACGCCACCTACGGCAACGGCAACACCTTCTGGAACTGGTACAACCCCGAGGTGAAGACGGAGAACACCTGGTGGATGCTCATGGACTCCCTGTACTTCAAGCCCATGCAGAACCTTGAAGTCGGCGCCACCGCCATCTACCGGAAGCAGAACGGCAAGAACGCCTTCGCCGGCAACACCAACAGCTGGCAGTCCTTCGGCGTCCGGCCCATGTATTTCTTCACCAAGCACTTCAGCATCGCGGCCGAACTGGGCTTCGACAAGCTGAAGTTCGACAACGAGTCCGAGGACCGGCACCTCTTCAAGGAGACCCTGGCCCTGCAGTGGAGCCCCCAGGCCTCCTTCTGGAGCCGTCCCTCCATCCGCATCTTCGTGACCCGCGGCCAGTGGAACGATAACGCCAACAGGTGGAACAAGGTGGGCGAGGGCCACTTCGGCGCCGACACCCAGGGCGTGACCTTCGGCGCCCAGATCGAAGCCTGGTGGTAG